The Ranitomeya imitator isolate aRanImi1 chromosome 6, aRanImi1.pri, whole genome shotgun sequence genome window below encodes:
- the LOC138641552 gene encoding histone H2A type 1-like translates to MSGRGKQGGKVRAKAKTRSSRAGLQFPVGRVHRLLRKGNYAERVGAGAPVYLAAVLEYLTAEILELAGNAARDNKKTRIIPRHLQLAVRNDEELNRLLGGVTIAQGGVLPNIQAVLLPKKTESSKASK, encoded by the coding sequence ATGTCTGGACGCGGCAAACAAGGAGGAAAGGTCCGTGCTAAGGCCAAGACCCGCTCATCCCGGGCAGGACTGCAGTTCCCGGTAGGCCGTGTGCACAGGCTTCTCCGCAAGGGCAACTACGCTGAGAGAGTCGGCGCCGGCGCTCCGGTCTATCTGGCCgctgtgctggagtatctgaccGCGGAGATCCTGGAATTGGCTGGTAATGCCGCCCGGGACAACAAGAAGACCCGCATCATCCCCCGACACCTGCAGCTGGCGGTGCGCAATGACGaggagctgaacaggctgctgggtgGGGTGACCATCGCCCAGGGGGGCGTCCTGCCCAACATCCAGGCCGTGCTGCTGCCCAAGAAGACCGAAAGCAGCAAGGCGAGCAAGTGA